Proteins from one Rhizoctonia solani chromosome 5, complete sequence genomic window:
- a CDS encoding bZIP transcription factor → MSPLTRYVAIAPAPPRRPDIVSAPHHSSEQHSQAAISHFRNNTTSETRHHVDPDLSVLYAQPSTDYPVPLFDQHVYPAQPQRSPSTPHHHAIAAHSSRLRTSTQYGINIPTQLPPAPRTTSRHTPRSPDKHTFAVPRVPLAKTSPPTDSSSANPTDLLDNYIKMLSHTPNNADAVAPVSPAMTQDLTNLFEILQGGTSLISILSQIDCNTATAASVTASHPGNPTPHSTPFDTDYRTLEELITSPEFTSPLFEDTPNLSDASPFTPSSSSTRHQTSPALFDYADSSSGSIPLFGPSPIVINSNQGLSTPNLDSLNLHSAHLGFESLNDLLPINNESPISPSVDTSDLFSPNTSPLFSDSSSVRPEGVRSVSDPVKKSQPTGHRKNLTPEQLLSVEAPTQQRNYYGPSATSRKPVPAGFEERRAKIVAKRRRGLGTEGEELSEDAILNAAVEDKRRANTVAARRSRQRKLEYVKTLEIQLAEKDHEIALWKERAIAAEGMVRRLEGKE, encoded by the coding sequence ATGTCCCCACTGACGCGTTATGTGGCTATTGCTCCAGCGCCCCCCCGCAGGCCAGACATAGTGTCTGCACCCCACCACTCCTCTGAGCAACACTCCCAGGCCGCCATTTCACATTTCCGGAACAACACTACATCTGAGACACGCCACCATGTCGACCCAGATCTAAGTGTCCTGTACGCCCAGCCCAGCACTGACTACCCGGTGCCCCTCTTCGACCAACATGTCTACCCAGCACAGCCACAGCGCTCTCCCTCTACCCCTCACCACCATGCGATAGCCGCACACTCGTCTCGTCTTCGGACATCTACTCAATATGGTATAAATATCCCCACACAACTGCCTCCCGCTCCCCGCACTACCTCCCGCCACACTCCCCGCTCTCCCGACAAGCACACTTTTGCCGTTCCCCGTGTGCCTCTCGCCAAGACATCGCCACCGACTGATAGCTCGAGTGCAAATCCAACCGATCTCTTGGACAATTATATTAAAATGCTCAGCCACACCCCGAATAACGCCGACGCCGTTGCGCCGGTGTCCCCAGCCATGACACAAGACCTAACCAACCTCTTTGAGATACTGCAGGGTGGTACGTCTCTCATCTCCATCTTGTCTCAGATAGACTGTAACACAGCCACCGCAGCATCTGTTACTGCCTCGCACCCGGGCAACCCCACGCCCCACTCGACTCCGTTTGATACCGACTATCGAACGCTCGAGGAGCTCATCACCTCGCCTGAATTCACTTCCCCCTTGTTTGAGGATACCCCCAACCTCTCCGATGCCTCGCCTTTCACTCCCTCGAGCTCGTCGACCCGCCACCAGACCTCGCCGGCTCTCTTTGATTACGCCGACTCTTCTTCGGGGTCCATCCCTCTCTTTGGCCCGAGCCCCATCGTCATCAACTCGAACCAGGGGTTGAGCACTCCCAATCTCGACTCTCTCAATCTGCACTCGGCCCATCTCGGGTTCGAGAGTCTCAACGACCTCCTTCCGATCAACAATGAGTCTCCCATCAGTCCTTCGGTTGACACAAGCGACTTGTTCTCTCCGAACACTTCGCCTCTGTTCTCAGACTCTTCGTCTGTACGTCCCGAGGGCGTTCGCTCCGTCTCGGATCCGGTCAAAAAGTCCCAGCCAACCGGGCACAGGAAGAATCTGACCCCGGAGCAGCTCCTTAGCGTCGAAGCCCCTACTCAGCAGCGCAACTACTATGGCCCCTCGGCGACCTCGCGCAAACCGGTCCCTGCTGGCTTTGAAGAGCGCCGTGCCAAGATTGTCGCCAAGCGCCGACGTGGACTGGGTACCGAGGGCGAGGAGTTGTCCGAAGATGCCATTCTAAACGCTGCGGTCGAGGATAAGCGACGGGCAAACACAGTCGCTGCTCGACGAAGCCGTCAGCGCAAATTGGAGTACGTCAAGACCCTCGAGATCCAGTTGGCCGAAAAGGATCACGAGATTGCATTGTGGAAGGAGCGGGCGATTGCGGCAGAGGGCATGGTCCGAAGACTCGAGGGGAAAGAGTGA